NNNNNNNNNNNNNNNNNNNNNNNNNNNNNNNNNNNNNNNNNNNNNNNNNNNNNNNNNNNNNNNNNNNNNNNNNNNNNNNNNNNNNNNNNNNNNNNNNNNNNNNNNNNNNNNNNNNNNNNNNNNNNNNNNNNNNNNNNNNNNNNNNNNNNNNNNNNNNNNNNNNNNNNNNNNNNNNNNNNNNNNNNNNNNNNNNNNNNNNNNNNNNNNNNNNNNNNNNNNNNNNNNNNNNNNNNNNNNNNNNNNNNNNNNNNNNNNNNNNNNNNNNNNNNNNNNNNNNNNNNNNNNNNNNNNNNNNNNNNNNNNNNNNNNNNNNNNNNNNNNNNNNNNNNNNNNNNNNNNNNNNNNNNNNNNNNNNNNNNNNNNNNNNNNNNNNNNNNNNNNNNNNNNNNNNNNNNNNNNNNNNNNNNNNNNNNNNNNNNNNNNNNNNNNNNNNNNNNNNNNNNNNNNNNNNNNNNNNNNNNNNNNNNNNNNNNNNNNNNNNNNNNNNNNNNNNNNNNNNNNNNNNNNNNNNNNNNNNNNNNNNNNNNNNNNNNNNNNNNNNNNNNNNNNNNNNNNNNNNNNNNNNNNNNNNNNNNNNNNNNNNNNNNNNNNNNNNNNNNNNNNNNNNNNNNNNNNNNNNNNNNNNNNNNNNNNNNNNNNNNNNNNNNNNNNNNNNNNNNNNNNNNNNNNNNNNNNNNNNNNNNNNNNNNNNNNNNNNNNNNNNNNNNNNNNNNNNNNNNNNNNNNNNNNNNNNNNNNNNNNNNNNNNNNNNNNNNNNNNNNNNNNNNNNNNNNNNNNNNNNNNNNNNNNNNNNNNNNNNNNNNNNNNNNNNNNNNNNNNNNNNNNNNNNNNNNNNNNNNNNNNNNNNNNNNNNNNNNNNNNNNNNNNNNNNNNNNNNNNNNNNNNNNNNNNNNNNNNNNNNNNNNNNNNNNNNNNNNNNNNNNNNNNNNNNNNNNNNNNNNNNNNNNNNNNNNNNNNNNNNNNNNNNNNNNNNNNNNNNNNNNNNNNNNNNNNNNNNNNNNNNNNNNNNNNNNNNNNNNNNNNNNNNNNNNNNNNNNNNNNNNNNNNNNNNNNNNNNNNNNNNNNNNNNNNNNNNNNNNNNNNNNNNNNNNNNNNNNNNNNNNNNNNNNNNNNNNNNNNNNNNNNNNNNNNNNNNNNNNNNNNNNNNNNNNNNNNNNNNNNNNNNNNNNNNNNNNNNNNNNNNNNNNNNNNNNNNNNNNNNNNNNNNNNNNNNNNNNNNNNNNNNNNNNNNNNNNNNNNNNNNNNNNNNNNNNNNNNNNNNNNNNNNNNNNNNNNNNNNNNNNNNNNNNNNNNNNNNNNNNNNNNNNNNNNNNNNNNNNNNNNNNNNNNNNNNNNNNNNNNNNNNNNNNNNNNNNNNNNNNNNNNNNNNNNNNNNNNNNNNNNNNNNNNNNNNNNNNNNNNNNNNNNNNNNNNNNNNNNNNNNNNNNNNNNNNNNNNNNNNNNNNNNNNNNNNNNNNNNNNNNNNNNNNNNNNNNNNNNNNNNNNNNNNNNNNNNNNNNNNNNNNNNNNNNNNNNNNNNNNNNNNNNNNNNNNNNNNNNNNNNNNNNNNNNNNNNNNNNNNNNNNNNNNNNNNNNNNNNNNNNNNNNNNNNNNNNNNNNNNNNNNNNNNNNNNNNNNNNNNNNNNNNNNNNNNNNNNNNNNNNNNNNNNNNNNNNNNNNNNNNNNNNNNNNNNNNNNNNNNNNNNNNNNNNNNNNNNNNNNNNNNNNNNNNNNNNNNNNNNNNNNNNNNNNNNNNNNNNNNNNNNNNNNNNNNNNNNNNNNNNNNNNNNNNNNNNNNNNNNNNNNNNNNNNNNNNNNNNNNNNNNNNNNNNNNNNNNNNNNNNNNNNNNNNNNNNNNNNNNNNNNNNNNNNNNNNNNNNNNNNNNNNNNNNNNNNNNNNNNNNNNNNNNNNNNNNNNNNNNNNNNNNNNNNNNNNNNNNNNNNNNNNNNNNNNNNNNNNNNNNNNNNNNNNNNNNNNNNNNNNNNNNNNNNNNNNNNNNNNNNNNNNNNNNNNNNNNNNNNNNNNNNNNNNNNNNNNNNNNNNNNNNNNNNNNNNNNNNNNNNNNNNNNNNNNNNNNNNNNNNNNNNNNNNNNNNNNNNNNNNNNNNNNNNNNNNNNNNNNNNNNNNNNNNNNNNNNNNNNNNNNNNNNNNNNNNNNNNNNNNNNNNNNNNNNNNNNNNNNNNNNNNNNNNNNNNNNNNNNNNNNNNNNNNNNNNNNNNNNNNNNNNNNNNNNNNNNNNNNNNNNNNNNNNNNNNNNNNNNNNNNNNNNNNNNNNNNNNNNNNNNNNNNNNNNNNNNNNNNNNNNNNNNNNNNNNNNNNNNNNNNNNNNNNNNNNNNNNNNNNNNNNNNNNNNNNNNNNNNNNNNNNNNNNNNNNNNNNNNNNNNNNNNNNNNNNNNNNNNNNNNNNNNNNNNNNNNNNNNNNNNNNNNNNNNNNNNNNNNNNNNNNNNNNNNNNNNNNNNNNNNNNNNNNNNNNNNNNNNNNNNNNNNNNNNNNNNNNNNNNNNNNNNNNNNNNNNNNNNNNNNNNNNNNNNNNNNNNNNNNNNNNNNNNNNNNNNNNNNNNNNNNNNNNNNNNNNNNNNNNNNNNNNNNNNNNNNNNNNNNNNNNNNNNNNNNNNNNNNNNNNNNNNNNNNNNNNNNNNNNNNNNNNNNNNNNNNNNNNNNNNNNNNNNNNNNNNNNNNNNNNNNNNNNNNNNNNNNNNNNNNNNNNNNNNNNNNNNNNNNNNNNNNNNNNNNNNNNNNNNNNNNNNNNNNNNNNNNNNNNNNNNNNNNNNNNNNNNNNNNNNNNNNNNNNNNNNNNNNNNNNNNNNNNNNNNNNNNNNNNNNNNNNNNNNNNNNNNNNNNNNNNNNNNNNNNNNNNNNNNNNNNNNNNNNNNNNNNNNNNNNNNNNNNNNNNNNNNNNNNNNNNNNNNNNNNNNNAGACAGGAGGATCAAATTCACCTGTATAAAATAGCCATTGTGCTCCCAGCTTCTTTCAATTGACAGAGTCTCTGGATGACAAGTCCAAAGCAGACCATCTAACAGAGTTTCAAAATTCACGGACTCCATAACTTGTTTTATCTTCACATGCTGGACGACGGATAGCGGGCAGGATACTGTTCCATTCAGTTCCTCCACGTTGAATGTATTCTTGATCATCaacaaaaatcaatgaaaaagataATCGAATGTCAcagaaaataaatattaacaaataaaatgaaaatggAAGGTGCATGCATACTTACAGTCGTTCACTGTATAGACAGAACCAGTTTACTCAGCTGTTCGAATCTAGATATATATTCCTTCAAATTTTGAAACCAACTCGCGCTTATTTGATTGCTGGGAAATAATACGAGATAAGATTCCTGTAGAGAAGATGTCATCATAGAGAATATGACAGGCAATTTAGGAGCTCCATATTCAAAATGGTGCAGGTTTGGGGTGTCAATCTCAATTTCCATCAGACTCTTGCCAGAACGGAATGCTAGATGTCTAAGAATACGACTCGAAAATTTAAGTTTCGTCAACTTCAAACATACGTTCAATTCTAATTTCTCAAGAAGGGGCAGTTCAGAAACAAGATTTTCTACCATTGAGTCGGTAATCTGCTCAAATGTTATGCTCAGTTCTTTCAGAAGCTTGAAAGTATTCAGGTCAAACTCTAACGGGCTGTTACATCGTCTACTTCTATATTTCCAAGGTTGTATTTCATTTGCTTGATGTATTGTGAGCTTAAGCAGTTTGGGGAGATCGGATATCAATAGATCTTTTACTCCCCGACACCTGATAAGACTCAAATCTTCTATCGCGGGACAAGCAGAATATATCTCCAAGAGTATCCGTTCCTCCAAAAACACATCAGTTAGAGATAGCTCCCTTAGTTTAGTAAGATTTATATGATCGACAATTAGAGGCCACTCTAGCTTAAAACCACCCAATCTCAGAACCATCAGTGACTTAGCTGTAAATGTTGTACCGGGcaaactgtaccaatcttttccATCTCGACACTTAATATAAAAGTCTAATTCTTTGATGCAGCTATTGGTGGCTAATCTTATCCATTCGTCGATGCAAGAGGCATTCTTTAGATACGAAAGTTTAAGAGAAAGCCTGAATTTCTCTATTATTGCTTTTTGGAAGCGGAGGTTTATCAATGAGTCATCTATAACACTTTGGAAACCATCTCTTATATCAGCTTCTTTTGATTCCTCTACTTCTGTTAACAAGAGTTTCCATAAGGAATCGTTTTAATCGAAATCAAATGTAGATATAGGAAGCAAATTCCAGACTCTTAGCCAAGTCTTGGAGAGCACACTAGTTAGTGCTGCATCTTTAGCAGGTAGGAAGAAGAGTATGTGCTGTAAAACAGGGTCAGGTAACTGAGAGATTCGATCCATTGCTGTAACTTTCTTCTCTATGCAACTCCAATGAACATCTTAGCTGAAAAggcaaaataatattttaaactacaCAATTAGTTGATCTTATTCATATGTCAAAGGAAGAGGCTCAAATTCCTACAAGGACCTGGACGATTTCAGAAAACTGTATCACTTCACATAAgatagagatattatatgaccAATAAAGTTGCAAAGTTCTGAATTCGAGCGATGGACAATTATAAAGTATTCTACTACTATCCTCGCTTTTACAATTtcacaatattcaaatcatatatGAAACTAGTGTTCTTTTTAacttagataaagtattttttataacTATTACCAAAAAGGATCTTTACACAAATAGCCAGCTGGACTCCTTCTTTGATTTTCCTAATCGATATACATAGATTTTACATCCACCAGTTATTTGTGGTTTAAGTGGTTTGGTGGGTGGAGAACGAAAACCAAAGAAAAGGCAAAAATGTTTCAGGAACATTCAAGCAAACAAAT
The Capsicum annuum cultivar UCD-10X-F1 chromosome 6, UCD10Xv1.1, whole genome shotgun sequence DNA segment above includes these coding regions:
- the LOC107854345 gene encoding uncharacterized protein LOC107854345, translating into MVLRLGGFKLEWPLIVDHINLTKLRELSLTDVFLEERILLEIYSACPAIEDLSLIRCRGVKDLLISDLPKLLKLTIHQANEIQPWKYRSRRCNSPLEFDLNTFKLLKELSITFEQITDSMVENLVSELPLLEKLELNVCLKLTKLKFSSRILRHLAFRSGKSLMEIEIDTPNLHHFEYGAPKLPVIFSMMTSSLQESYLVLFPSNQISASWFQNLKEYISRFEQLSKLVLSIQ